In Woeseia oceani, one DNA window encodes the following:
- the gatA gene encoding Asp-tRNA(Asn)/Glu-tRNA(Gln) amidotransferase subunit GatA — protein MHALTLTELAQGLKARDFTSRTLTETLLERIAETGAALNAFITVTEDEALAAADAADQLLAKNKGGLLTGVPLVHKDIFCTRGVRTTCGSRMLDNFVSPYDATVVERLAAAGVVSLGKTNMDEFAMGSSNETSYFGPVLNPWDHARSPGGSSGGSAAAVAARLIPAATGTDTGGSIRQPAALTGTIGLKPTYGRVSRYGMIAFASSLDQAGVITRSAADAAALLQVMAGFDERDSTSVDQPVPDYSATLDQSLQGLRIGIVRQHFDAGLDADNAQQVKAAIAVLEAGGATVKEVDLPNLDLSVPTYYVVAPAECSSNMSRFDGVRFGHRAENATDLLDLYCRSRGEGFGAEVQRRILTGTYVLSAGYYDAYYLQAQKVRQLIAEDFRKAFADVDVIAGPTSPAPAFPLGDKTDDPITMYLNDIYTIGANLAGLPAMSVPCGMVDGLPVGLHLVGPHFSEERLLNCAHRYAAETNWHTLCPEAYR, from the coding sequence TTGCATGCGCTGACGCTTACCGAGCTCGCGCAGGGTCTCAAGGCTCGCGACTTCACGTCCCGTACGCTCACCGAAACATTGCTGGAACGTATTGCCGAAACTGGCGCAGCGCTTAATGCGTTTATCACTGTTACGGAAGACGAAGCACTTGCCGCAGCCGATGCGGCGGATCAGTTGCTGGCTAAGAACAAGGGCGGCCTGCTAACGGGTGTCCCTCTCGTCCACAAAGATATTTTTTGCACGCGCGGTGTTCGCACCACGTGTGGCTCACGCATGCTCGACAATTTTGTTTCGCCTTACGATGCAACTGTTGTTGAGCGTCTGGCCGCAGCCGGTGTTGTGTCGCTCGGTAAGACCAACATGGACGAGTTCGCGATGGGCTCGTCAAATGAAACCAGTTATTTTGGTCCTGTTTTAAATCCGTGGGATCACGCGCGTTCACCGGGTGGTTCATCCGGTGGTTCGGCGGCGGCGGTGGCGGCTCGGTTAATACCGGCGGCGACCGGCACGGATACCGGCGGCTCCATTCGGCAACCGGCGGCGTTGACCGGCACTATCGGCCTGAAACCTACCTACGGTCGTGTGTCGCGTTACGGCATGATCGCCTTTGCGTCCAGCCTTGATCAGGCAGGTGTTATCACGCGTTCTGCGGCGGATGCAGCAGCACTACTGCAGGTTATGGCGGGTTTCGATGAGCGCGATTCCACCTCCGTGGACCAGCCTGTACCGGATTATTCCGCAACGCTCGATCAATCGTTGCAAGGCCTGCGTATCGGTATTGTTCGCCAGCATTTCGACGCGGGGCTCGACGCTGACAACGCACAGCAAGTCAAAGCAGCGATTGCGGTGCTGGAGGCGGGCGGTGCAACGGTCAAGGAAGTGGATCTGCCCAATCTGGATTTGTCAGTACCGACATACTATGTCGTTGCGCCGGCGGAGTGTTCGTCGAACATGTCGCGTTTCGATGGTGTGCGGTTTGGACACCGGGCTGAAAACGCAACTGACTTGCTGGATCTCTATTGCCGCAGTCGCGGTGAGGGATTTGGCGCTGAAGTGCAGCGTCGGATTCTGACCGGCACCTATGTACTGTCGGCAGGCTATTACGACGCTTACTACTTGCAGGCGCAGAAAGTTCGTCAGCTCATTGCCGAAGATTTCCGCAAAGCGTTTGCGGATGTTGATGTCATTGCCGGCCCGACTTCACCCGCACCGGCGTTCCCGCTCGGCGACAAGACCGACGATCCGATCACGATGTACCTCAACGACATCTACACGATAGGCGCGAACCTTGCTGGTTTGCCAGCGATGTCCGTGCCGTGCGGAATGGTTGACGGTTTGCCCGTGGGCTTGCATCTCGTTGGACCGCACTTCAGTGAAGAACGGTTGCTGAACTGCGCACACCGTTACGCAGCTGAAACGAACTGGCACACGCTGTGCCCGGAGGCCTACCGATGA
- the gatC gene encoding Asp-tRNA(Asn)/Glu-tRNA(Gln) amidotransferase subunit GatC, producing MSLSKDQVQHIAMLARLRLAESEVDDVADKLSRIVDFVDQLGAADTGNVSPMAHPLNQGQRLRADVVTEPNARAQIQANAPAVQDGLYLVPKVIE from the coding sequence TTGTCACTCAGTAAAGATCAGGTTCAGCACATCGCGATGTTGGCAAGGCTGCGACTGGCCGAAAGCGAAGTAGACGATGTGGCGGACAAACTCTCCCGGATCGTCGATTTCGTCGATCAGCTTGGCGCTGCCGATACCGGCAATGTCTCTCCCATGGCGCATCCTTTGAACCAGGGTCAGCGTCTGCGCGCTGATGTGGTGACAGAGCCGAATGCGCGGGCGCAAATCCAGGCGAATGCACCCGCTGTGCAGGACGGTCTGTACCTCGTTCCCAAAGTAATCGAATAG
- a CDS encoding rod shape-determining protein translates to MLKNILGYFSNDLSIDLGTANTLIYSRGHGIVLDEPSVVAIREDSGRGGRVVEAVGMEAKNMLGRTPGNITAIRPLKDGVIADFTVTEKMLQHFIRKAHGTRYFRPSPRVLICVPYGSTQVERRAIRESAEGAGARKVHLIPEPMAAAIGAGMPVHEARGSMVLDIGGGTSEVAVISLNGIVYAASVRIGGDRFDEAITNYVRRNYGILIGEATAERIKHEIGSAFPGQEVLEISVKGRNLSEGVPRSFTLNSNEILEALQEPLQGIVGAVKEALEQTPPELGADVAERGIVLTGGGAMLRELDKLLMEETGLPVIIADDPLTCVARGGGRVIELIDEQGPAVFGLE, encoded by the coding sequence ATGCTCAAGAACATTTTAGGTTATTTCTCGAACGATCTGTCGATCGATCTCGGGACCGCCAACACGCTCATTTACTCCCGCGGACACGGCATCGTACTGGATGAACCGTCTGTGGTTGCCATACGCGAAGACAGCGGCCGCGGTGGCCGGGTGGTCGAGGCGGTGGGCATGGAAGCCAAAAACATGCTGGGCCGTACGCCCGGCAACATAACGGCCATTCGGCCGCTGAAAGACGGCGTAATTGCTGACTTCACCGTAACCGAGAAAATGCTGCAGCATTTCATCCGCAAGGCGCACGGCACACGGTATTTCCGGCCCAGCCCGCGGGTGCTGATTTGCGTCCCCTACGGCTCTACCCAGGTCGAACGACGCGCTATTCGTGAATCCGCAGAAGGGGCCGGGGCTCGCAAGGTCCACCTGATTCCCGAGCCCATGGCAGCAGCGATAGGTGCCGGCATGCCGGTCCACGAAGCGCGCGGCTCCATGGTTCTCGACATAGGCGGTGGCACCTCAGAAGTGGCGGTAATTTCCCTTAACGGCATCGTATACGCGGCATCGGTGCGTATCGGCGGCGATCGCTTCGACGAGGCCATCACCAATTATGTACGCCGCAACTACGGCATCCTCATTGGTGAGGCAACCGCCGAGCGCATCAAACATGAGATCGGCTCGGCCTTCCCGGGCCAGGAAGTGCTGGAAATCTCGGTCAAGGGTCGCAATCTGTCAGAAGGCGTACCGCGCAGCTTTACGCTGAACAGCAACGAGATACTGGAAGCCCTGCAAGAACCCTTGCAAGGCATCGTCGGCGCGGTCAAGGAAGCCCTGGAGCAAACGCCACCGGAACTGGGTGCCGACGTGGCAGAACGCGGCATCGTCCTCACCGGCGGCGGCGCGATGTTGCGCGAACTGGACAAGTTACTCATGGAAGAAACCGGATTGCCCGTCATTATCGCGGATGACCCGCTCACTTGTGTCGCTCGTGGCGGCGGTCGGGTGATCGAGCTCATCGACGAGCAAGGTCCGGCCGTCTTCGGCCTTGAATAG
- the mreC gene encoding rod shape-determining protein MreC gives MASARTDNQHRSSRTPALGLRWLLLAGLSILLMIVDQRQQHLDAVRKAISAAVYPLRVLVDAPVSSWHWLQNTTADRNDLLLENSRLTAERLLTHARLQRYAALEAENARLRAMLEATPRMTDRVRVAEIMSVSSNPYRHSIVIDKGERDDVYDGQALIDSGGVVGQVIETGLLSSQALLISDPDHALPVEVNRTGLRTIAFGTGEYDRLDLQYLPNNADIEVGDLLVTSGLGGAFPAGYPVATVVKVERIPQEPFAQVSAKPTAALNQVREIMLIWSSATPPSEAEAEETEDVEDDG, from the coding sequence ATGGCTTCCGCGCGCACCGACAACCAACATCGATCCAGCCGAACGCCGGCCCTGGGCTTGCGCTGGTTGCTGCTCGCCGGCCTGAGCATCCTGCTGATGATCGTCGACCAGCGCCAGCAACACCTCGACGCCGTGCGCAAGGCCATCAGCGCCGCGGTGTACCCGCTGCGGGTGCTCGTCGATGCGCCGGTTTCCAGCTGGCACTGGCTGCAGAACACGACGGCCGATCGCAATGATCTGCTGCTGGAAAACAGCCGCCTGACCGCCGAGCGCCTGTTGACCCACGCTCGCCTGCAACGCTATGCGGCACTTGAGGCCGAGAACGCGCGACTGCGGGCAATGCTGGAAGCGACGCCGCGCATGACCGATCGGGTACGCGTTGCCGAAATCATGTCGGTCAGCAGTAACCCCTATCGCCACTCCATCGTGATCGACAAAGGTGAACGCGACGATGTCTACGACGGTCAGGCGCTGATCGATTCCGGCGGCGTTGTGGGCCAGGTCATCGAGACGGGGCTGTTGTCGTCGCAGGCCCTGTTGATCAGCGACCCCGACCATGCGCTGCCCGTGGAGGTCAATCGCACGGGCTTGCGTACGATTGCGTTCGGCACTGGCGAATACGATCGACTCGACCTGCAGTACCTGCCCAATAATGCCGACATCGAGGTTGGTGATCTGTTGGTCACCTCCGGCCTCGGCGGCGCATTCCCGGCTGGCTACCCCGTTGCGACCGTCGTGAAAGTGGAGCGCATTCCGCAGGAACCGTTCGCGCAGGTGTCGGCCAAGCCGACCGCCGCACTGAACCAGGTGCGCGAAATCATGCTGATCTGGTCATCGGCCACGCCCCCAAGCGAAGCAGAGGCAGAAGAAACAGAGGACGTTGAAGACGATGGCTGA
- the mreD gene encoding rod shape-determining protein MreD, translating to MAERQAIRRVPVLISIIVAMMLAIAPLPESFEPFRPDWVLLILIYWTMALPRNFSVGSAWITGLVLDVAQGTLLGQHALALSAVVFLTVRFHLQLRVFPLSQLTITVAALIGLYQFILFWINGVAGISTDSVRFWGPVVSGTLLWPLVYLLFGTVSYRRRSS from the coding sequence ATGGCTGAGCGGCAGGCAATCAGACGCGTCCCGGTACTGATCTCGATCATCGTTGCGATGATGCTCGCTATCGCCCCACTGCCTGAGTCCTTCGAACCATTCCGCCCGGACTGGGTACTGCTGATACTTATATATTGGACAATGGCATTGCCACGCAATTTCAGCGTGGGCAGCGCCTGGATCACCGGACTCGTGCTGGATGTCGCACAAGGTACCCTGCTCGGACAGCACGCACTGGCGCTGTCGGCCGTTGTGTTCCTGACCGTGCGTTTTCATCTGCAGTTGCGCGTATTCCCACTGTCACAGTTGACGATCACGGTCGCCGCACTCATCGGCTTGTACCAGTTTATCCTGTTCTGGATTAACGGCGTCGCCGGGATCAGCACCGACAGCGTGCGCTTCTGGGGCCCGGTCGTATCGGGAACCTTGCTGTGGCCACTGGTCTACTTGTTGTTCGGCACGGTGAGTTATCGCCGCCGCTCCTCCTAG